The Chryseobacterium nakagawai genome has a segment encoding these proteins:
- a CDS encoding ABC-three component system protein — MLEKKFTSNFEVTNGANIVPIKRIEIFSPEEWELFTKEYLEVLKDDYVQIDRIGGANDNGRDVIAYIEPATVKNYKWDCFQCKHYDHSLHPSDVYVEIGKILYYTFKKDYPIPEKYFFVAPKGCGTSLSKLLTDKDLLKQKIKDNWVQSCETKITKNADVKLEGEFLNYFENFDFGIFKKTNIKEILDKHKNHPNHIIRFGGGLPSRPKIDEAAIDQIKENELVYVQQLFISYGDESKTKYESQTDLQTNLNYQNHFNRTRINFHYAEQLRNFYRDSLPINTFQDFQDEIYNGIIDTVEDSHDNAFKKIKASEQLASTLQLSSNPLTTVSIVNDRKGICHQLVNDKKIIWKDESK, encoded by the coding sequence ATGTTAGAAAAAAAATTTACATCAAATTTTGAAGTTACGAATGGAGCTAACATTGTTCCTATAAAGAGGATAGAAATATTCTCACCAGAAGAATGGGAACTTTTCACCAAGGAGTATTTAGAAGTACTTAAAGATGATTATGTTCAAATTGATAGGATTGGCGGAGCAAACGATAATGGCAGGGATGTAATAGCATATATTGAACCAGCAACGGTAAAAAATTACAAGTGGGATTGTTTCCAATGCAAACATTATGACCATTCATTACACCCATCCGACGTTTATGTAGAGATTGGAAAAATACTATATTATACTTTTAAAAAAGATTATCCGATTCCGGAAAAATACTTTTTTGTTGCGCCTAAAGGTTGTGGCACCTCATTATCAAAATTACTTACAGATAAAGATCTACTGAAGCAGAAAATTAAGGATAATTGGGTTCAAAGTTGTGAAACAAAAATCACTAAAAATGCAGATGTTAAATTGGAAGGTGAATTTTTAAACTATTTCGAAAATTTTGATTTCGGAATCTTCAAAAAAACCAACATCAAAGAGATTTTAGATAAACATAAAAACCATCCTAACCATATTATAAGATTTGGAGGGGGTCTTCCAAGCAGACCAAAAATTGATGAAGCTGCTATTGATCAAATTAAAGAAAACGAATTAGTATATGTTCAACAGCTATTTATTTCTTATGGAGACGAGTCTAAAACCAAATATGAAAGTCAAACTGATTTACAAACGAATTTGAACTATCAAAATCATTTTAATAGGACTAGAATAAATTTTCATTATGCAGAACAACTCAGAAACTTCTATAGGGATAGTTTACCAATAAACACTTTTCAAGATTTTCAGGATGAGATATATAATGGAATTATTGATACCGTTGAGGATTCCCACGACAATGCATTTAAGAAAATTAAAGCTTCTGAGCAATTAGCTTCAACTCTCCAACTATCATCAAATCCTTTGACAACAGTAAGCATTGTTAACGATAGAAAAGGGATTTGTCATCAATTAGTTAATGACAAAAAAATAATATGGAAAGATGAGTCAAAATAA
- a CDS encoding ABC-three component system middle component 2: MSQNNPFNNPLEIGLRLLSILNEAFPKKVTLQSLIYIDYIIIHSGDFDDNTLSIHAPVPYRESEIFIKRNLIKDSMDFLLYKNLADISYDAEGITYTATEDSTPFLEKLSEEYTRELLMRVKWFFKKYESIDEIILKNIFSTGNNLTHTEFNIGILK; encoded by the coding sequence ATGAGTCAAAATAATCCGTTCAATAATCCATTAGAGATAGGTCTAAGATTGCTCTCTATACTAAATGAAGCTTTTCCTAAAAAAGTCACCTTGCAAAGTTTAATTTACATAGACTATATCATAATCCACTCCGGGGATTTTGATGATAACACCTTAAGTATTCATGCCCCTGTTCCATACAGAGAAAGTGAGATTTTCATAAAAAGAAACCTAATCAAAGACAGCATGGATTTTTTACTTTATAAAAACTTGGCAGATATAAGTTATGATGCAGAAGGTATCACTTATACAGCAACTGAAGATTCTACACCTTTTTTGGAAAAACTATCAGAGGAATACACCCGAGAGTTGTTAATGCGTGTAAAATGGTTTTTTAAGAAATATGAGTCTATTGATGAGATAATATTGAAAAATATTTTTAGCACTGGAAATAACCTAACTCATACAGAATTTAACATTGGAATTTTGAAATAA
- a CDS encoding AAA family ATPase, which yields MAGYIFKELRLTGENKKDAVVQFKLGLNVISGPSNTGKTFIFDCLDFMLGSSDKLKGIPELKGYSNIFLEIEADDQVYTIETEIKNNNTYKVYRSKINKLSSEPEILKRNLDSNSKDNLNSFFLSLNNIENKKIRKNVKGDTINLSYRNVIKLALIDEERIITKASPIVSHYTRETEESNTLRFFLTGNDDSNIQKKISSQEIQKRKGKIDLLHEFISNTEIDSNLNIDDIESQLAKIDVSLNNFTLNFARIKKDYLSVESDYKNKNVDFTDLNKRHNEITELLKRSYILEQQYNSDVLRLKSTIESGIFMSENNDASCPTCKQEIATKTLDIEQIIVSCESEIEKINSLLKELKVSQSLISEEKEDIDKKLSSTTAELEQLRIKLKDGIGNELDKTIEILTTLNNKKSQLIGIRDIINKTNSFSQTIRDLESSIPISKGNYPTLTSDVTKKLCKRMSEILKEIGENKIVNYSSESFEFEIGNSFRNTYGKGYRAIYYSVYIIALNELMEDNTYRIGVPVLDSPLVTYKKANANGEGIELNLAMDFYRYIAKTKIKQTIILENEVPPNDILDQINHIEFKGFGHGFIPQH from the coding sequence ATGGCTGGATATATCTTTAAAGAATTACGTTTAACAGGAGAAAATAAAAAAGACGCTGTTGTTCAATTTAAACTTGGTTTAAATGTTATTTCCGGACCATCCAATACTGGTAAAACATTTATATTTGATTGCCTCGATTTTATGTTAGGTTCATCAGATAAATTGAAAGGAATTCCCGAACTAAAAGGCTATTCAAATATTTTTCTTGAAATAGAAGCAGATGATCAGGTCTACACAATTGAAACAGAAATTAAAAATAACAATACTTATAAGGTATATCGTTCTAAAATCAATAAGTTAAGTTCCGAACCTGAAATTTTGAAAAGAAATTTAGATTCTAACTCCAAAGATAATTTGAATAGTTTCTTCTTAAGCTTGAACAATATTGAAAATAAGAAAATTAGAAAAAATGTAAAAGGAGATACTATAAATTTATCCTACAGAAATGTTATAAAATTAGCCTTAATTGATGAAGAACGCATAATCACAAAAGCATCTCCAATCGTATCTCATTATACGAGAGAAACTGAAGAATCAAATACTTTAAGGTTTTTCCTTACAGGGAATGATGATAGCAATATTCAAAAAAAGATCTCCAGTCAGGAGATACAGAAAAGGAAAGGAAAGATTGATTTGTTGCATGAATTTATCAGCAATACTGAAATCGATTCTAATTTGAATATTGATGATATTGAAAGCCAATTAGCGAAAATTGATGTTTCCTTAAATAATTTCACACTGAATTTTGCTAGAATTAAAAAGGACTATTTGTCTGTTGAAAGCGATTACAAAAATAAAAATGTTGATTTTACAGATTTAAATAAACGACATAATGAAATTACGGAATTATTAAAAAGATCTTACATATTAGAGCAACAATATAACAGCGATGTCTTAAGACTTAAATCTACGATAGAATCAGGTATATTTATGTCCGAAAACAATGATGCTTCTTGTCCTACATGCAAGCAGGAAATTGCCACTAAAACACTGGACATAGAGCAAATTATTGTTTCTTGCGAATCAGAAATCGAAAAAATAAATTCGCTTTTAAAAGAATTAAAAGTTTCACAAAGTTTAATTAGTGAAGAAAAGGAAGATATTGATAAAAAGCTATCATCTACAACAGCTGAACTTGAGCAGTTAAGAATAAAGTTAAAAGACGGAATCGGTAATGAATTGGATAAAACAATTGAAATTCTAACAACGTTAAATAACAAGAAAAGTCAATTGATCGGCATTCGGGATATTATTAATAAAACCAATTCTTTTTCGCAAACTATCAGAGATTTAGAGTCATCAATTCCAATATCTAAAGGCAACTACCCTACTTTAACATCCGATGTGACAAAAAAACTTTGTAAAAGAATGTCCGAAATATTGAAAGAAATCGGGGAAAATAAAATTGTTAATTATAGTAGTGAATCGTTTGAATTTGAAATAGGAAATAGTTTTAGAAATACCTATGGAAAAGGTTATAGAGCTATTTACTATTCAGTATATATAATTGCTTTAAATGAGCTGATGGAAGACAATACGTACCGAATTGGTGTTCCTGTATTAGATTCTCCGCTAGTTACGTACAAGAAAGCAAATGCAAACGGAGAAGGAATCGAATTAAATTTGGCAATGGATTTTTACAGATATATAGCTAAAACAAAAATCAAACAAACTATAATTTTAGAGAACGAAGTACCACCCAACGATATTTTAGATCAAATTAATCACATTGAATTTAAAGGATTCGGACATGGCTTCATTCCTCAACATTAG
- a CDS encoding DUF262 domain-containing protein: MKAEAMSLTFLGNEGLVRIPFFQRGYVWDITNWDDILTDLLDFEKSHFLGSLILKQQEKQSGKPKEVLVIDGQQRLTTLSILLRAIFNGFDTETQENSEDALRNYLFFKKNKTDKNYFVKISHSKVDRSHFHDVINNKIPDDLYESITVENAATKTTSKNSKIYQCYKYFSERLKDISLEDRLELFNRLLDDENKILVIIDLSEKENEQTIFDTINSAGVRLSSADIVKNALFQKALELFDTEGEVEELYQSNWENVFTIDEEAIIFWDTPRATGRLMRDNIEILLHSISVIKGFFDPDKHTLSDLSNLYKNYIFNISRSNLKDFISEIAKYATLFREKILVFNPSTLFTYQDHYIRLFHILNICEISTFHPYVLSLFYKYDNDETKLLKELSKVESLVVRRMITKSETKSYNKMCKEFIRDNSAIDLKLFEQTDDNIKNGLTSIVNKNATLLLFWIELYRRANDRKQSVKELKYNYSLEHLMPQKWEQFWSNVDILDANGILISDRDTAKKERVAKISHIGNMTLLNSSLNTSLRNYEFDRKIKGEGRKKGIKDYADLGITKFDILTPYEGGDKIWNETKIVKRTEDLANDIIQIW, translated from the coding sequence ATGAAAGCTGAAGCAATGTCGTTGACATTTTTAGGAAATGAAGGTCTTGTGAGAATTCCTTTTTTTCAACGTGGTTATGTTTGGGACATAACAAATTGGGATGATATACTAACTGATTTATTAGATTTTGAGAAAAGTCATTTCCTTGGGTCACTAATTCTAAAACAACAAGAGAAACAATCTGGTAAGCCAAAAGAAGTTTTGGTAATTGACGGACAACAACGACTTACCACCTTAAGCATTTTACTTAGAGCAATTTTTAACGGTTTTGACACAGAGACACAAGAAAATAGTGAAGATGCTCTAAGGAATTATCTATTCTTTAAAAAAAATAAAACTGACAAAAATTATTTTGTTAAAATAAGTCATTCAAAAGTAGACCGATCTCACTTTCATGATGTTATCAATAATAAAATACCTGATGATCTATACGAATCAATAACAGTAGAAAATGCTGCTACTAAGACAACTTCAAAAAATAGTAAAATATATCAATGTTATAAGTATTTCTCTGAAAGATTAAAAGACATTTCATTGGAAGACCGCTTGGAGCTATTTAACAGATTATTAGATGATGAGAACAAAATTCTGGTTATTATCGATTTGTCCGAAAAAGAAAATGAACAAACGATATTTGATACAATCAACAGTGCTGGTGTTAGGCTAAGCAGTGCAGATATCGTTAAAAATGCCTTATTTCAGAAAGCTTTAGAGCTATTTGATACAGAAGGAGAAGTTGAAGAGCTTTATCAGTCAAATTGGGAGAATGTCTTTACAATTGATGAGGAAGCAATTATTTTTTGGGATACTCCACGAGCTACAGGAAGATTAATGCGTGATAATATAGAGATTTTATTACATTCAATTTCCGTTATAAAAGGCTTTTTCGACCCCGATAAACATACTTTGTCAGACCTTTCCAATCTTTATAAGAATTATATTTTTAATATTTCAAGAAGTAATCTAAAGGATTTCATTAGTGAGATTGCGAAATATGCAACATTATTTAGAGAAAAAATATTGGTTTTTAATCCAAGCACGCTTTTTACTTACCAAGATCACTATATAAGACTATTCCATATTCTTAACATATGTGAAATTTCCACATTTCATCCTTATGTTCTATCTCTTTTCTATAAGTACGATAACGATGAAACCAAACTTCTTAAAGAACTTTCAAAAGTTGAATCACTAGTTGTCAGAAGAATGATAACCAAATCAGAAACGAAAAGTTATAACAAGATGTGTAAAGAATTTATTAGGGATAATTCGGCAATTGATCTTAAACTCTTCGAGCAGACTGATGATAATATAAAAAATGGTTTAACATCGATAGTCAATAAAAATGCCACATTACTTCTGTTCTGGATAGAGCTATATCGCAGAGCAAACGACCGAAAACAATCAGTTAAGGAACTTAAATATAATTATTCTCTAGAACATCTGATGCCACAAAAATGGGAACAGTTCTGGAGCAATGTTGATATTTTAGATGCAAATGGAATATTAATCTCTGATCGAGACACAGCAAAGAAAGAGCGTGTGGCGAAAATTAGTCATATCGGTAACATGACCTTACTTAATAGTTCCTTAAACACTTCTTTAAGAAATTACGAATTTGATAGAAAAATTAAAGGGGAAGGAAGAAAAAAAGGCATCAAAGATTATGCTGATTTGGGAATAACAAAATTTGATATACTG